The Thioalkalivibrio nitratireducens DSM 14787 DNA segment ACGCCGACATGCCGGTGGTCGCGGTGGCCCCGAACGACCCGCAGCTGGAGAAACTGGCGAGCAATCTGCAAGAGGTACGGGCGCGCGGGGGCGAACTGATCGTGTTCGCCGACTGCGAGACCTCGCAGACATTGAGCACCGCGGACGCCTGGATCGGGCTGCCCTGCCGCAATTCGTTCCCCTGGCTCGCCCCGATCCTGTTCACGGTACCGCTGCAGCTGCTCGCCTATCACACCGCGGTGCTGAAAGGCACCGATGTCGACCAGCCGCGCAACCTCGCCAAGTCGGTCACCGTCGAGTAGCCGGGGAACCACACCCTCGATGGGCCCGGAAACGCCACGCCGCTGGTCACAAAGGGTCACCGAACACAGCGATGCGCTCGACCTCGAAACCGGGGTCTTCACGCTCGACGATCCGCGGCAGATCGCGCTGTCCCTGAAGCGCTCGGCCGACCGCAGCGCGCGTCGCAAGACCGCCCCGTTCCGATCCGCGATGTCGATGCTCAACTTCTACATCAACCGCGCCGGGCGCAACCTCCCGGAAGAGCGTCGGGCGTGTCTGGAACGGGCCAAGGACGAGCTCCGCGCCGCCTATGGCAGGCCCCGGCGCGGCCGGCCAGCATGACACCTGGGTCCAGGGCCATCATCTGCGCGTGACCCGGCGCATTTCCCATGTCGCGGGCTTCGACGACGCGCCGTTCCCCCGCGCACATCGGGGCGACGTGCTGGTGGTCGGGACGGTCTTCGCCGGAACCCGGCTGGAGGGCGTGATCTCGACTCGCGTGCGCCGCGACGGGATCAACGCCACCGAA contains these protein-coding regions:
- a CDS encoding DUF3175 domain-containing protein — its product is MGPETPRRWSQRVTEHSDALDLETGVFTLDDPRQIALSLKRSADRSARRKTAPFRSAMSMLNFYINRAGRNLPEERRACLERAKDELRAAYGRPRRGRPA